The following are encoded in a window of Paenibacillus polymyxa genomic DNA:
- a CDS encoding DUF402 domain-containing protein: protein MKRKFGDRANWRRITNRKFACRYVESDAFTGYVTLYTILSLKEPLWKSYGGHTFCIADKGYSWLQYYPKGEYYVVTAMFDNREQIVEWYIDTCRNQGVTDQGVPWFDDLYLDVVVLKNGEIFLVDEDELEEALQRGHISTQEAELANRTAADVLHQIDAHVFPYFKMSLKHRAEWFHNGDFKRER from the coding sequence ATGAAGCGCAAATTCGGAGACCGGGCCAACTGGCGCAGAATCACCAATCGCAAGTTTGCTTGCCGGTATGTAGAAAGTGACGCGTTTACAGGATATGTGACCCTGTATACAATTTTGAGTCTCAAGGAGCCGTTATGGAAAAGTTACGGTGGTCATACGTTTTGCATAGCCGATAAAGGATATTCCTGGCTACAATATTATCCAAAAGGTGAGTACTATGTGGTGACTGCTATGTTTGACAACCGAGAGCAAATCGTTGAATGGTACATTGATACCTGCCGAAATCAGGGTGTGACCGATCAAGGAGTCCCATGGTTTGACGATTTGTATTTGGATGTTGTGGTGCTTAAAAACGGTGAAATCTTCCTAGTGGATGAGGATGAATTGGAGGAGGCGTTACAACGGGGGCATATCTCAACGCAAGAGGCAGAATTGGCTAACCGTACAGCGGCTGATGTGTTACATCAGATAGATGCCCACGTGTTCCCCTATTTTAAAATGTCGCTGAAACACCGGGCAGAATGGTTTCACAACGGTGATTTCAAGAGAGAACGGTGA
- a CDS encoding PBP1A family penicillin-binding protein encodes MPNDSLSRSGNRNRNTSKEKPKGKKKKITGKRVGWTLFITAALAIFCALGGYLFVMVNGEKIYKANKDKITVNETSKVYDRNGVLMGELSVQKSDPVKSEEIPDLLKKAFVATEDKRFYEHQGVDIWSIGRAAVKDIVARSAVEGGSTLTQQLAKNLFLTRDKTFFRKATEVSIAMALERNLTKEDIITLYLNRIWFGRSYSGIKAASEGYFGVSDLNKLKLWQVATLAAIPKGPSKYNPISNPENSKARRAVVLQLMFEQGMIGKQEMEEAKAVNYNYKQPEKVQKYQNFMEYVMDEAEDALPGVSGNDLIIGGYKIHTTMDAQAQNALDQAMADDDMFEKSPDDQPVQASMVIINNQTGGIAAMAPGRDYKKGTFNRATQSRRQPGSAFKPIVAYAPALESGKFTMDTPLSNERQSFNGYSPKNLHGYSSTISMLDAITKSENIPPVWLLNQIGVEKGVQFAESVGIPMDKNDHSLAIALGGLSKGTNTLEMAQAYSAFANKGQFQKAYSIKQINNSDDQVVYTHEEESKSVMSEKTAYEMTQMMQNVVNSGTGRKARIDWPVAGKTGTTQSGISGNSGNRDIWFVGYTPEYTGAVWMGYDKPDSKHMLRNYSGQSAAFFGRVMGEALKGHPVTQFSEPKGYEPPVEQKPEEPVQATAPSGLSGSYSQDTQIVSLSWTAATGDNVQYRVYRKGTSDAGFATIMEAMKGTSGEDTSPIAGNTYEYYVVAYGADGKESEASNTIRVEIPAETTPVDPQQGTDPNENGTLPDNGGATDGQNGTDQGNTAPGGIDNNNGSGQVPASPGDTSGNGAGGTGNNNSNSGNGNDTNQGNGQTTTPDAGISDEDTMVNPENTDASTTEVTTDGTQEGNSNGHSNSNRGRHNRD; translated from the coding sequence ATGCCAAACGATTCATTGTCCAGATCCGGCAATCGCAATAGAAACACATCTAAAGAGAAGCCGAAGGGCAAGAAAAAGAAAATAACAGGTAAGCGAGTGGGGTGGACGCTATTTATTACAGCGGCCTTAGCCATATTCTGTGCACTTGGTGGATATTTATTTGTCATGGTTAATGGCGAAAAAATTTACAAAGCCAACAAAGACAAAATTACAGTGAACGAGACATCGAAGGTTTATGACCGCAACGGTGTGCTCATGGGTGAGTTGTCTGTGCAAAAAAGCGATCCTGTTAAAAGTGAAGAAATACCAGACCTACTGAAAAAAGCTTTTGTGGCGACAGAGGATAAACGGTTTTATGAGCATCAAGGTGTTGATATTTGGTCTATCGGTCGGGCGGCCGTAAAGGATATCGTGGCTCGTTCGGCAGTGGAGGGCGGCAGCACACTAACTCAGCAGCTAGCCAAAAACTTGTTTTTGACACGTGACAAAACCTTTTTCCGTAAAGCGACCGAGGTATCCATCGCAATGGCGCTGGAGCGGAATTTGACTAAAGAAGACATCATTACACTATATCTGAACCGGATTTGGTTTGGACGCTCGTATTCTGGAATTAAGGCAGCGTCGGAAGGCTATTTTGGTGTATCAGACTTAAACAAATTAAAATTGTGGCAGGTTGCTACACTGGCAGCTATTCCGAAAGGGCCATCCAAGTATAATCCGATCAGTAACCCGGAGAACTCGAAGGCACGACGTGCGGTGGTTCTCCAGCTGATGTTTGAGCAAGGGATGATTGGAAAGCAAGAGATGGAAGAGGCCAAGGCTGTAAATTACAATTACAAACAACCAGAAAAAGTTCAAAAGTATCAAAATTTTATGGAATACGTCATGGATGAGGCAGAGGATGCACTGCCAGGAGTTAGCGGCAATGATTTGATTATTGGTGGTTATAAGATTCATACGACAATGGATGCCCAGGCCCAAAATGCGCTGGATCAGGCGATGGCAGATGATGACATGTTCGAAAAAAGTCCTGACGATCAGCCTGTTCAAGCCTCGATGGTCATTATTAACAACCAAACAGGTGGAATTGCCGCGATGGCACCCGGACGAGATTATAAAAAGGGAACCTTCAATCGTGCGACACAGAGCCGCAGACAGCCAGGATCGGCTTTCAAGCCGATTGTAGCCTATGCGCCAGCTCTTGAATCCGGTAAATTTACGATGGATACCCCTTTGAGTAACGAACGCCAGAGTTTTAACGGATACAGTCCGAAAAACTTGCATGGTTACTCGTCGACCATCAGCATGCTCGATGCCATTACGAAGTCTGAAAATATTCCGCCTGTATGGTTGCTGAACCAAATCGGTGTGGAAAAAGGGGTTCAATTTGCCGAGAGCGTAGGCATTCCGATGGACAAAAATGATCACTCACTTGCTATCGCATTGGGTGGATTAAGCAAAGGAACGAATACCCTTGAAATGGCGCAGGCCTACAGCGCTTTTGCCAATAAAGGACAATTCCAAAAGGCTTATTCCATTAAACAAATTAATAATAGTGATGATCAGGTAGTTTATACTCATGAAGAGGAATCTAAATCTGTAATGAGTGAAAAAACGGCTTATGAAATGACACAAATGATGCAAAATGTAGTCAATAGCGGCACAGGTCGCAAAGCACGTATTGACTGGCCTGTAGCTGGTAAAACGGGTACGACCCAAAGTGGAATTAGCGGTAACAGTGGTAACCGGGACATCTGGTTTGTCGGCTATACGCCAGAATATACCGGAGCAGTATGGATGGGTTATGATAAGCCGGACAGCAAACATATGCTCAGAAACTACAGTGGGCAGTCGGCAGCCTTTTTCGGAAGGGTCATGGGTGAAGCTCTCAAGGGGCATCCGGTTACGCAATTCAGCGAGCCGAAGGGATATGAACCACCAGTTGAGCAGAAGCCAGAAGAGCCGGTTCAGGCTACCGCTCCAAGCGGGCTGAGCGGGTCTTATAGTCAGGACACCCAAATTGTATCGTTGTCCTGGACTGCGGCGACGGGGGATAATGTACAATACCGTGTGTATCGCAAAGGGACTTCTGATGCAGGCTTTGCAACAATCATGGAGGCCATGAAGGGCACGAGTGGTGAAGATACGTCTCCTATAGCTGGAAACACGTATGAATATTATGTAGTGGCTTATGGAGCGGATGGTAAAGAATCCGAGGCTTCTAATACGATCCGTGTGGAAATTCCGGCAGAGACTACTCCGGTTGATCCACAACAAGGGACTGATCCAAACGAGAATGGAACCTTACCGGATAATGGCGGGGCTACAGACGGACAAAACGGTACAGATCAGGGAAATACAGCTCCTGGCGGTATCGACAACAATAATGGCTCAGGTCAGGTTCCGGCATCTCCTGGAGATACTAGTGGGAATGGTGCTGGAGGCACAGGTAACAATAATAGCAATTCCGGCAATGGAAACGATACAAATCAGGGAAATGGTCAGACTACTACACCGGATGCAGGTATTTCTGATGAAGATACTATGGTAAATCCAGAAAATACGGATGCATCTACGACTGAAGTCACAACGGATGGAACTCAAGAAGGCAATTCTAACGGTCATTCGAACTCCAATCGTGGACGTCACAATCGGGATTAG
- the miaA gene encoding tRNA (adenosine(37)-N6)-dimethylallyltransferase MiaA produces the protein MTVAPKPKLLVLVGPTAVGKTKLSIEMARQFDAEIISGDSMQVYRHMDVGTAKISEQEMEGIKHHLIDIHEPEYPYSVAQFQEDCRRLIPDIQSRGKLPFIVGGTGLYVESVCYEYQFSEVGADEAFRQEQLDYAEQFGADALHARLQAVDPESALRLHPNDRRRVVRALEIYHVSGTTLSSQLASQKKESPYQLCIVGLTMDRQMLYKRIEDRIDGMLDQGLVAEVTSLMERGVRSDAISMQGLGYKEISSYLRGEVSLEEAVTWLKRDTRHFAKRQLSWFRHMKDIQWVDVTDFGNFSAHAARIHEIIAGKFRTDLEYTSKQSK, from the coding sequence TTGACAGTGGCACCTAAGCCTAAACTACTTGTTCTTGTTGGCCCGACTGCGGTTGGCAAGACGAAACTAAGCATCGAGATGGCTCGACAATTTGACGCGGAAATTATTTCCGGGGATTCCATGCAGGTATACCGTCATATGGACGTTGGAACTGCCAAAATTTCCGAACAGGAAATGGAAGGAATCAAGCACCATTTAATTGATATTCATGAGCCTGAATACCCATATTCAGTAGCCCAATTTCAGGAAGACTGTCGTCGTCTCATACCTGATATTCAATCTAGAGGAAAGCTACCGTTTATCGTAGGCGGAACAGGTTTATATGTAGAATCAGTCTGCTATGAATACCAGTTTTCCGAGGTGGGGGCTGACGAAGCTTTTCGTCAGGAACAGCTTGACTATGCCGAACAGTTTGGAGCTGACGCGCTTCATGCGCGACTACAGGCGGTTGATCCCGAAAGTGCACTTCGTCTGCATCCTAATGATCGTCGTCGTGTCGTTCGGGCACTGGAAATTTACCATGTTAGCGGAACGACACTTAGCTCTCAACTTGCCAGTCAAAAAAAGGAATCTCCCTACCAACTCTGCATCGTAGGTTTGACAATGGATAGGCAAATGCTATATAAACGTATTGAAGACCGAATTGACGGGATGCTCGATCAAGGGCTTGTTGCTGAGGTAACCTCCTTAATGGAACGGGGAGTGCGAAGCGATGCCATCTCCATGCAAGGTCTAGGCTATAAAGAGATATCCTCCTACCTGCGGGGAGAGGTGTCTTTGGAAGAGGCGGTGACTTGGCTAAAACGGGATACGCGTCATTTTGCGAAGCGACAGCTCTCGTGGTTTCGCCATATGAAGGATATCCAGTGGGTAGATGTCACTGATTTCGGAAATTTTTCTGCTCATGCAGCCCGAATACACGAAATTATAGCAGGAAAGTTCCGGACAGACCTTGAATATACTTCAAAACAATCCAAATGA
- the hfq gene encoding RNA chaperone Hfq: MNKSINIQDTFLNQLRKDSIPVTVYLINGFQVRGTIKAFDNFTIVIDSDGKQQLIYKHAISTFTPQRNVSLVQQQDNASDN; the protein is encoded by the coding sequence ATGAACAAGTCCATTAATATCCAAGATACGTTTCTGAATCAATTGCGCAAGGATTCTATACCTGTAACGGTATACCTCATCAATGGATTTCAAGTGCGAGGGACGATTAAAGCATTTGACAATTTTACGATTGTTATCGACTCGGATGGAAAGCAACAGCTGATTTACAAGCATGCCATCTCCACCTTTACACCGCAACGCAATGTATCGCTTGTACAGCAACAGGATAACGCTAGCGATAACTGA
- the mutL gene encoding DNA mismatch repair endonuclease MutL — protein sequence MSKIRVLDEHIANQIAAGEVVERPASVVKELVENAIDAGGTRVDVWVEEGGLQSIRVTDNGSGIEPEDVETAFYRHATSKIGHGRDLFQITSLGFRGEALPSIAAVSKVELLTAAGDDGRARKLVIEGGKLVLHEDAASRQGTDFTVRELFYNTPARLKYMKTIQTELGHISDVLYRMALSHPEVAFTLRHNGNTLLQTLGNGDLLQVIAAIYGTSAAKSMLLLEGESLDYRISGYISRPEWTRSNRNAISTVVNGRFVRSYGLNQALLKAYHTLLPINRFPLAVIQLEMHPSLVDVNVHPAKLEVRFSKEAELFQLVEDSVKAVLGQQVLIPKAVKREIGGKDSGSFVQEQFHFLKGNGAEGDAPSGKDRGGALPLSVTSPENQVPGQSNYLNRNEENNRGSQEREQRPSRDSLSAIGRANNLSGKSISDDELDADFVEENNGSEVRGDVPLPDGATVQSSEGDNAAIGTSSLYSGGIKETAASAAYPSSVPPIEGHATDSRHFADQKPRQQRLNAEQLAAVSGEVPELPTFPELNLIGQHHGTYLIAQNDQGLYLIDQHAAHERVNYEFYYEKFGNPESVSQELLLPITLDFTPSETEKLKTRLHWFEQAGVYLEHFGGQTFRVSSYPYWLPQGEEADVIEEMAGWVLEERAIDLAKLREAASIMCSCRASIKANQKLTDRQASVLLERLAACKQPYTCPHGRPIVVSFSTYDLEKLFKRVM from the coding sequence ATGTCTAAAATTCGGGTACTGGATGAACATATTGCGAACCAGATTGCTGCCGGTGAGGTCGTGGAACGTCCAGCCTCCGTCGTGAAGGAGCTGGTGGAAAATGCGATTGATGCAGGCGGTACGCGGGTGGACGTATGGGTAGAAGAAGGCGGTCTGCAAAGTATCCGGGTGACGGATAATGGAAGTGGCATTGAGCCTGAGGATGTGGAGACGGCATTCTATCGGCACGCGACAAGCAAAATTGGACATGGTCGCGACCTGTTTCAGATCACAAGTCTCGGCTTTCGGGGAGAGGCGTTGCCAAGTATAGCGGCTGTATCGAAAGTAGAGCTGCTTACAGCAGCCGGAGATGACGGGCGTGCCCGTAAATTGGTGATTGAGGGCGGCAAGCTGGTGCTTCACGAGGATGCCGCTAGCAGGCAAGGGACGGATTTTACCGTACGGGAGCTGTTCTATAATACACCTGCACGGCTGAAATATATGAAAACAATCCAGACCGAGCTGGGACACATTTCGGATGTATTGTACCGAATGGCGCTTTCGCACCCTGAGGTTGCCTTCACATTGCGGCATAATGGCAATACATTGTTGCAAACGCTGGGTAATGGTGATTTGCTCCAGGTGATTGCCGCTATTTATGGAACTTCTGCGGCGAAGTCCATGCTGCTGCTGGAAGGAGAGAGCCTCGATTACCGAATTAGCGGCTATATCAGCCGCCCAGAGTGGACCAGATCGAATCGGAATGCGATATCGACGGTAGTGAATGGACGTTTTGTGCGTAGCTACGGGCTTAATCAGGCGTTGCTCAAGGCGTATCATACCTTATTGCCGATCAATCGTTTTCCGCTGGCTGTGATCCAACTGGAAATGCATCCTTCTTTGGTGGATGTTAACGTTCATCCTGCCAAGCTGGAGGTAAGGTTCAGCAAAGAAGCTGAACTGTTTCAGTTGGTCGAGGATTCGGTAAAAGCTGTTTTAGGGCAGCAAGTGCTGATTCCGAAGGCAGTCAAGCGCGAGATCGGTGGCAAGGACAGTGGCTCGTTTGTGCAGGAGCAGTTTCACTTCTTGAAGGGAAATGGTGCGGAAGGGGATGCTCCTTCCGGCAAAGACCGGGGGGGAGCACTGCCACTTTCCGTGACCTCGCCGGAGAACCAGGTACCGGGCCAATCCAATTACTTGAACAGAAACGAAGAGAATAATAGAGGTAGCCAGGAGCGTGAGCAACGTCCGAGCAGGGATAGCCTCTCAGCCATTGGACGGGCAAACAACCTTTCAGGTAAAAGTATTAGTGATGATGAACTGGATGCAGATTTTGTGGAAGAAAACAACGGGAGTGAAGTTAGAGGGGACGTGCCGCTCCCTGATGGAGCGACTGTACAGTCGTCCGAAGGAGATAATGCTGCAATAGGCACATCTTCTTTATACAGTGGAGGGATAAAGGAAACGGCTGCTTCTGCTGCTTACCCATCTTCTGTGCCGCCGATTGAAGGACACGCTACGGATTCCCGTCATTTCGCGGATCAGAAGCCTCGCCAGCAACGTCTGAATGCAGAGCAATTGGCAGCGGTGTCGGGAGAAGTTCCAGAGTTGCCCACTTTTCCTGAACTGAATTTAATCGGTCAGCACCACGGGACATATCTGATTGCACAGAACGACCAGGGCTTGTATTTAATTGATCAACATGCCGCACATGAACGAGTCAATTATGAATTTTATTATGAAAAATTCGGTAATCCCGAGTCAGTATCGCAGGAATTGCTACTGCCAATTACACTGGATTTTACGCCTTCCGAGACAGAAAAGTTGAAAACAAGGCTGCACTGGTTTGAGCAGGCGGGGGTGTATTTGGAGCATTTTGGCGGTCAAACTTTCCGTGTCAGCTCTTACCCGTACTGGCTTCCCCAAGGGGAAGAAGCGGATGTTATTGAGGAAATGGCCGGATGGGTGCTCGAGGAAAGAGCCATTGATCTTGCAAAGCTGCGGGAAGCAGCCTCAATCATGTGCTCCTGCCGGGCTTCGATTAAGGCAAACCAGAAGCTGACTGACCGACAGGCTAGCGTGCTGCTAGAGCGTTTGGCAGCATGCAAACAACCATATACTTGCCCTCATGGGCGACCTATTGTGGTTTCCTTTTCCACATATGATTTAGAGAAGCTGTTTAAAAGAGTAATGTAA
- a CDS encoding class I SAM-dependent methyltransferase: MLQDRENHEEERSRLREKKVELLVTTGDSPSAEVVERAKLLAAELGVLYAPRRGISVAKLIAVHRVRQALVLVQGGVRLISPEQSPMVFHPSMGFIRAKRVLKGEPDPMLTAARLVPGDTVLDCTAGLGTDSLLFSIGTGSSGQVTAVESSFPVYALIKDGMRHYRSGNAEVDQAFSNIDVRFGHHLDYLRSLPDRSIDIIYFDPMFRDPLLDSSAIGPLRGLANPEALNEESIVHAKRIARKTIVLKEKRGSGEFARLGFRVEQRGTTKTVYGVIDIDSGT; this comes from the coding sequence ATGTTGCAGGATCGGGAAAACCATGAAGAAGAGCGGTCGAGGCTACGGGAGAAGAAAGTCGAATTACTGGTCACGACAGGAGATTCCCCCTCGGCTGAGGTTGTGGAGCGAGCGAAGCTGCTTGCAGCCGAGTTAGGGGTGTTGTATGCCCCTCGTCGTGGCATATCGGTAGCTAAGCTAATCGCGGTTCACAGAGTCCGCCAAGCATTGGTTCTGGTGCAGGGCGGAGTGAGACTGATCAGCCCAGAACAATCACCGATGGTTTTTCATCCGAGTATGGGCTTCATTCGCGCCAAACGGGTATTAAAGGGTGAACCTGACCCGATGTTGACGGCTGCCCGGCTCGTCCCGGGTGATACTGTACTGGATTGCACCGCAGGACTTGGTACGGATTCTCTTCTATTTTCAATTGGAACGGGAAGCTCTGGACAAGTCACGGCTGTGGAGAGTTCTTTCCCCGTCTATGCTTTAATCAAGGATGGAATGAGGCATTACCGTTCCGGCAACGCTGAAGTAGATCAGGCTTTTTCCAACATTGACGTTCGTTTTGGTCATCATTTGGACTATTTGCGCAGTTTGCCGGATCGCAGTATAGATATTATTTATTTTGACCCTATGTTTCGTGATCCGTTGCTCGATTCCAGCGCAATCGGTCCATTGAGAGGGTTGGCTAATCCAGAGGCGTTGAATGAGGAAAGTATTGTTCATGCGAAACGGATTGCACGAAAAACAATTGTATTAAAAGAAAAACGGGGTAGCGGGGAATTTGCCCGCCTCGGCTTCCGTGTAGAGCAGCGGGGCACAACGAAAACAGTGTACGGAGTGATTGATATTGACAGTGGCACCTAA